The following proteins are co-located in the Sporosarcina pasteurii genome:
- a CDS encoding YggS family pyridoxal phosphate-dependent enzyme, with amino-acid sequence MNKLQQRIQQIEKNIQTSCDKVGRNRSDVHVVAVTKGVSSTRAKQVIDSGFKHLGENRPDGLTQKLEQVSDNVNWHFIGNLQSRRVRDIIDKVSHIHSLSRMSIAKEIQKRATEQVDCFIQVNVSGEESKSGLTPDELTSFIEELAEYDKIRVVGLMTMAPNTEDEEEIRAIFKKMRELRNQIQTLNLAHAPCTELSMGMSNDYMIAIEEGATYVRIGTALVGEESEGD; translated from the coding sequence ATGAACAAACTTCAACAACGTATACAACAAATCGAAAAAAACATTCAAACTTCTTGTGACAAAGTTGGGCGAAATCGTTCCGATGTTCATGTTGTCGCTGTTACGAAAGGTGTTTCTTCGACACGAGCAAAACAAGTAATTGATTCAGGATTTAAGCATCTTGGAGAAAATCGTCCAGATGGTTTAACACAAAAACTAGAACAAGTTTCAGATAATGTGAACTGGCATTTTATTGGGAACCTTCAAAGTAGAAGGGTCCGAGATATTATTGATAAGGTTAGCCACATCCACTCATTAAGTAGAATGAGTATCGCTAAAGAAATTCAAAAGCGTGCCACAGAACAAGTAGATTGCTTCATACAAGTAAACGTTTCCGGTGAAGAATCAAAATCTGGCTTGACGCCTGATGAGTTGACAAGCTTTATAGAAGAATTGGCGGAATACGATAAAATACGAGTAGTTGGACTTATGACAATGGCGCCGAATACTGAAGACGAAGAAGAAATTCGAGCGATCTTCAAGAAAATGAGAGAACTGCGTAATCAAATTCAAACTTTAAATTTAGCACATGCTCCTTGCACTGAACTGTCTATGGGGATGTCAAATGATTATATGATTGCAATTGAAGAGGGAGCAACATACGTAAGAATTGGAACAGCACTAGTCGGAGAGGAAAGCGAGGGAGACTGA
- a CDS encoding YggT family protein, whose protein sequence is MIDILLLLHGFIKNAISIYSFILIIYILMSWVPSMRENAFGRFIGTLAEPYLSFFRRFIPPLGMIDLSPIIAIFALRFISAGVSNVFQMMINALL, encoded by the coding sequence ATGATCGACATTTTACTGTTATTGCATGGATTTATAAAAAATGCAATCTCCATTTATAGTTTTATTTTAATTATTTATATTTTAATGTCCTGGGTCCCATCCATGCGAGAAAATGCATTTGGTCGATTTATCGGTACATTAGCTGAACCTTATTTATCATTTTTCAGAAGGTTTATTCCACCACTCGGTATGATTGATTTATCGCCAATCATCGCGATATTTGCGTTACGCTTCATATCCGCCGGAGTGTCTAACGTATTTCAAATGATGATTAATGCATTACTGTAA
- the sigG gene encoding RNA polymerase sporulation sigma factor SigG yields the protein MVRTRVEICGIDTSELPLLSNEVMRETFVRLQNGDESAREELVIGNLRLVLSLVQRFIYRGEQADDLFQVGCIGLLKSIDNFDLKHNVRFSTYAVPMILGEIKRHLRDHHAIRVSRSLRDIAYQAMRAREEFINEHQHEPKLSDLSEIIEIPADDILYALDAIQDPMSLHEPMNSGEGDPVFLMDQLQDKTISEDRWLTYVSVKETMTELDERQQSILNKRFYLGQTQTEIAKEMGISQAQISRLEKNAVKIIREGMEEN from the coding sequence ATGGTACGTACAAGAGTTGAAATATGTGGAATCGATACGTCTGAATTACCGTTACTATCTAATGAAGTAATGCGAGAGACATTTGTGCGATTACAAAACGGCGATGAGTCTGCAAGAGAAGAACTGGTGATTGGAAACCTGAGATTAGTTCTCAGCTTGGTTCAGCGATTTATTTATCGCGGCGAGCAGGCAGATGATTTGTTTCAAGTTGGATGTATCGGTTTATTAAAATCGATTGACAACTTTGATTTAAAACATAATGTCCGATTTTCAACGTACGCTGTTCCAATGATATTAGGAGAAATCAAAAGACATCTCCGTGACCATCATGCAATTCGAGTTTCAAGATCGCTTCGAGATATTGCTTACCAAGCGATGAGAGCTAGGGAAGAGTTTATTAATGAACATCAACATGAACCAAAGCTATCTGACTTGTCAGAGATAATTGAAATCCCAGCGGATGATATTCTGTATGCACTAGACGCTATACAAGACCCAATGTCTCTTCACGAACCGATGAATAGTGGAGAGGGAGACCCTGTATTTTTAATGGACCAGTTACAAGATAAAACTATATCAGAAGATCGATGGTTAACTTATGTGTCAGTAAAAGAAACGATGACTGAATTGGACGAGCGACAACAATCTATTTTGAATAAACGTTTTTATCTCGGGCAAACACAGACAGAAATAGCAAAAGAGATGGGAATATCACAAGCCCAAATTTCTAGATTAGAAAAAAATGCGGTGAAAATTATTCGTGAGGGCATGGAAGAAAATTAA
- a CDS encoding PRC-barrel domain-containing protein, which translates to MKFSEIQKKEVIDATRGSFLGYVQDATIDVKNGKIETFHIGGGERALFFDSKKNDVKKVRVSDITVIGKDIVLVGKKEQKE; encoded by the coding sequence ATGAAATTTTCTGAGATACAAAAAAAGGAAGTCATCGATGCGACGAGAGGTTCTTTTCTTGGATACGTGCAAGATGCAACAATCGACGTCAAAAATGGAAAAATAGAAACATTTCATATCGGCGGCGGTGAAAGGGCTTTATTTTTTGATTCAAAGAAAAATGACGTGAAAAAAGTTCGGGTTTCAGATATTACAGTAATTGGAAAAGATATCGTTTTAGTAGGAAAGAAAGAGCAAAAAGAATGA
- a CDS encoding cell division protein SepF has product MSLKNKFQNWFYLDEEEEELKEAKQQPQQQSKSEVRRPMMTEQQRPKRTKNRKPDPVRDEQTSPRIVSLQSAQKSSKVVLAEPRVYAEAQDISEHLKNKRAVVVNLQRIERDQGVRIIDFLSGTVYALGGDIQRIGTDIFLCVPENVEVAGAISDYFEQ; this is encoded by the coding sequence ATGAGTTTAAAAAACAAATTCCAAAACTGGTTTTATCTTGATGAGGAAGAAGAGGAACTAAAGGAAGCTAAACAACAGCCACAACAACAGTCTAAAAGTGAAGTACGCCGCCCGATGATGACCGAACAACAGAGACCTAAGAGGACAAAAAATCGTAAGCCTGATCCAGTAAGAGATGAACAAACATCTCCGCGAATCGTTAGCTTGCAAAGTGCTCAGAAATCTTCCAAAGTTGTCCTGGCTGAGCCACGTGTGTATGCAGAAGCACAAGACATTTCAGAGCATTTGAAAAACAAAAGAGCAGTCGTGGTAAATTTACAACGTATCGAGCGCGATCAAGGGGTACGAATTATAGATTTTCTAAGCGGCACGGTTTATGCACTTGGTGGAGACATTCAGCGAATCGGAACAGATATCTTTCTCTGTGTACCGGAAAACGTAGAAGTTGCTGGTGCTATATCCGATTATTTTGAACAATAG